The proteins below come from a single Xylanibacillus composti genomic window:
- a CDS encoding carbohydrate-binding domain-containing protein yields the protein MNKNTLRKMLTMLMVLSMVATMFAGVAVAATEESSYDPVESEAERPALLGNDSVKKPSEAGKLQVIEIDGQMTLADEAGNKIQLRGMSTHGLQWFPEIVNDNAFAALANDWESNVIRLAMYVGEGGYATKPSVKDLVIDGIEFAFAHDMYVIVDWHVHAPGDPNEPVYAGAYDFFEELADTYKDHPKFHYIIWELANEPSSNNNGGKGLTNDEAGWQAVKSYAEPIVDMLREKGDNIIIVGSPNWSQRPDLAADNPIASHNIVYTVHFYSGTHGASDESYPPGTPSSERGNVMSNARYALEKGVAVFVSEWGTSEASGDNGPYLAEADVWLEFLNENNISWVNWSLTNKNETSGAFVPFELGKSQATDLDPGEDQVWVIEELSASGEYMRARIKGIPYRPIDRNAFSEVIWDFNDGTTQGFGVNSDSPVKDLTIENENDMLKISGMSASNAMGDGDFWSNVRISSDGYNPEANILGAKEISIDVTVEEPTAVGIAAIPQNQGSWVNPVKQSKIAADDFVEQDDGTYKAVLTITAEDSPAIQAIGENIDGHILNNLILFVAAEDVDVIYLDNITFSGSKIELPVVHAELGEAKLPSDFEDGTRQNWVWHGESGVKNALTIEEANGSKALSWEFAYPEVKPGDGWASASRLDFWKQDMIRSYYDYVVFDLYLKPERATEGSMSINLVFQPPSAGYWAQATDTFTINFAELERATVTEDGLYHYLVKLDLHSIGNITDDMELRNMLLIFADGQSDFAGRLYLDNIRFEAATQEEENTMQDTARLQIGFSGNDTYTSVTRDVYLPTKGQYGSTITWASSNENIISTSGVVTRPSVTTDVYLTATVTQDVYAATKRFDLTVLRASRGGGGSGGGPIGGGGSVDEDAVVITNPNAVNGVIAVTIAQGKKKVLLPANAAAINRGNKLKIDGEDFTIQIPGSVLEQLKALLNDEELANAQIAFEFDEVAEEDQTQLLERAKGKNKAGLKAASTVYSFTLSIVKGDGVIALADFEEPLSLTLRVKSGHVEDLLGMYFLANDGTLEYAGGALANNEMTAEIAHFSTYAVLEYDKIFDDVSADYWAADVIKRMAAKHIVAGISVDEFAPRQNVTRAEFAALIVRALGLEARGQAPFADVDASRWYAEAVAAAYEAGIVSGRSATEFAPHATITRQEMALMIVKAYEHKTGETLRASTASSFEDSASISEWARAAVGGAAELGLLQGRGNNQFVPQGVANRAESVQVIAELLKK from the coding sequence GTGAACAAAAACACATTACGGAAGATGCTGACGATGTTGATGGTGCTGTCCATGGTTGCGACGATGTTCGCAGGTGTGGCAGTCGCAGCGACAGAGGAGTCTTCTTACGATCCGGTCGAATCTGAAGCAGAGCGTCCGGCGCTGCTGGGTAATGACAGTGTAAAGAAGCCATCAGAAGCAGGTAAACTGCAAGTTATCGAGATCGATGGTCAAATGACATTGGCTGACGAAGCAGGGAATAAAATTCAGCTCCGGGGAATGAGCACACACGGGCTACAATGGTTCCCGGAAATCGTGAATGACAATGCCTTCGCAGCATTGGCCAACGATTGGGAATCGAATGTAATTCGGTTGGCCATGTACGTCGGGGAGGGCGGATACGCAACCAAACCTTCCGTAAAGGACCTTGTCATTGACGGAATCGAATTCGCTTTCGCGCATGATATGTACGTCATCGTGGATTGGCATGTGCATGCCCCAGGAGATCCGAATGAACCGGTTTACGCGGGGGCATATGATTTCTTCGAGGAACTAGCCGATACTTATAAGGATCACCCGAAGTTTCATTATATTATCTGGGAATTGGCCAACGAGCCAAGCTCGAACAATAATGGGGGCAAAGGGTTGACGAATGACGAAGCAGGTTGGCAAGCAGTCAAGAGCTATGCAGAGCCGATCGTGGACATGCTTCGCGAAAAAGGAGACAACATCATCATTGTAGGGAGTCCGAACTGGAGCCAGCGTCCAGATTTGGCTGCAGATAATCCTATCGCTTCCCATAATATCGTGTACACGGTCCATTTCTATTCCGGTACACATGGCGCTTCCGACGAGAGTTATCCGCCAGGAACGCCAAGCTCGGAAAGAGGGAATGTCATGAGCAATGCCAGATACGCATTGGAGAAGGGCGTTGCTGTCTTTGTTTCTGAGTGGGGTACCAGCGAAGCAAGCGGAGACAATGGTCCGTATTTGGCTGAAGCTGACGTATGGCTGGAATTTTTGAATGAAAACAACATCAGCTGGGTTAACTGGTCTCTTACGAATAAGAACGAGACATCGGGCGCTTTTGTTCCATTTGAACTGGGCAAATCTCAAGCAACCGATTTGGATCCAGGCGAGGACCAAGTATGGGTGATCGAAGAGTTAAGCGCTTCTGGCGAGTATATGCGCGCTAGAATTAAAGGGATTCCGTACCGTCCAATTGACCGCAATGCGTTTAGTGAAGTGATTTGGGATTTTAACGATGGGACAACGCAAGGTTTCGGAGTAAATAGTGATAGTCCTGTGAAAGATCTCACGATAGAGAATGAGAACGACATGCTCAAAATCTCCGGAATGAGCGCCAGCAATGCTATGGGCGACGGCGATTTTTGGAGCAATGTGCGTATCTCCTCAGATGGATATAACCCAGAAGCCAATATTCTCGGGGCGAAGGAAATATCCATTGATGTGACCGTAGAAGAGCCTACAGCTGTGGGGATAGCAGCCATCCCGCAAAATCAAGGCAGCTGGGTCAATCCGGTCAAGCAGTCTAAGATCGCTGCCGATGACTTTGTAGAACAAGACGATGGTACTTATAAAGCAGTTCTGACTATTACCGCCGAGGATTCCCCGGCCATTCAAGCCATAGGGGAGAACATCGATGGACATATCTTAAATAACCTTATTCTATTTGTTGCTGCAGAGGATGTCGATGTTATTTATTTGGATAATATAACTTTCTCTGGAAGCAAGATTGAACTGCCTGTTGTGCATGCTGAGCTTGGCGAAGCAAAGCTTCCCTCGGATTTCGAGGATGGCACTAGACAGAACTGGGTCTGGCATGGCGAATCAGGCGTGAAGAACGCTTTGACCATTGAAGAGGCCAATGGTTCGAAGGCGTTGTCTTGGGAATTTGCATATCCTGAAGTTAAGCCTGGCGATGGCTGGGCATCGGCTTCTCGCCTAGACTTCTGGAAGCAAGACATGATTCGCAGCTATTATGACTATGTGGTGTTCGATCTATATCTTAAGCCAGAGCGTGCTACAGAAGGCTCTATGTCCATAAATCTTGTTTTCCAACCACCGAGTGCTGGGTATTGGGCGCAGGCTACCGATACGTTTACCATTAATTTTGCTGAGTTGGAACGGGCTACAGTTACAGAAGATGGACTCTATCATTATTTAGTCAAACTTGATCTGCATTCAATTGGCAATATTACGGACGATATGGAGCTCCGCAATATGTTATTAATTTTCGCGGATGGTCAGAGTGATTTCGCAGGTAGATTATATCTGGACAATATAAGGTTTGAAGCCGCAACACAAGAAGAAGAGAATACTATGCAAGATACGGCGCGACTGCAAATCGGCTTCTCAGGCAACGACACGTATACTTCCGTGACAAGAGATGTCTATCTGCCGACAAAAGGCCAATATGGCAGTACCATTACATGGGCTTCCAGCAATGAGAACATCATTTCTACGAGCGGAGTTGTGACTCGGCCTTCTGTAACCACAGATGTGTACTTGACGGCTACTGTGACGCAGGACGTGTACGCAGCGACCAAGCGCTTTGACCTTACTGTTCTTCGGGCTTCCCGAGGCGGCGGAGGTTCTGGAGGCGGACCTATCGGCGGAGGCGGATCCGTAGACGAGGACGCTGTCGTTATCACGAACCCGAATGCGGTGAACGGCGTCATTGCCGTTACAATCGCCCAAGGCAAGAAGAAAGTTCTGCTGCCGGCCAATGCGGCTGCGATCAATCGCGGCAACAAGCTGAAGATCGACGGTGAGGACTTCACGATTCAGATTCCGGGCAGCGTTCTGGAACAATTGAAAGCATTGCTCAATGATGAGGAACTGGCAAATGCGCAAATCGCCTTTGAATTCGATGAAGTTGCAGAGGAAGATCAAACGCAGCTTCTGGAGAGAGCAAAAGGCAAGAATAAAGCAGGTTTGAAGGCGGCCAGCACCGTATACAGCTTCACCCTGTCCATTGTTAAGGGAGACGGGGTGATTGCGCTGGCCGATTTCGAAGAACCGCTAAGCTTGACACTGCGAGTAAAAAGCGGGCATGTTGAAGATTTGCTGGGCATGTACTTCCTGGCAAATGACGGTACGCTGGAATATGCCGGCGGAGCTTTGGCCAATAACGAGATGACAGCGGAGATCGCTCATTTCAGCACGTATGCAGTATTGGAATATGACAAGATCTTTGACGATGTCAGCGCGGACTATTGGGCTGCCGATGTCATCAAGCGCATGGCTGCGAAGCACATTGTAGCGGGTATTAGCGTAGACGAGTTTGCGCCTAGGCAAAATGTGACCCGTGCAGAGTTCGCGGCATTGATCGTGCGGGCGCTTGGCCTTGAGGCACGTGGACAGGCGCCATTTGCCGATGTGGATGCGAGCCGGTGGTATGCGGAAGCTGTGGCGGCTGCTTATGAAGCGGGTATTGTGTCTGGTCGCAGTGCGACAGAATTTGCGCCGCATGCAACCATTACTCGCCAAGAGATGGCGTTGATGATTGTGAAGGCGTATGAGCATAAGACGGGTGAAACGCTGAGAGCCTCGACAGCATCCAGCTTCGAGGACAGTGCATCCATCAGCGAATGGGCGAGAGCAGCGGTTGGCGGCGCGGCTGAGCTGGGTCTGCTGCAAGGTCGCGGCAACAACCAGTTCGTTCCGCAAGGCGTGGCCAATCGTGCCGAAAGCGTGCAAGTCATTGCCGAGTTGCTGAAAAAGTAG
- a CDS encoding DUF1934 domain-containing protein, whose product MPGQQVEICIESSHQGETMVQTARAEMFRKPDAAYYRYREPDVASMGSTITTVKVRPNEIRIIRHGDVTAEQTFSQNGKHSGFYHTPHTRLSLMTQTTGWEVALDDHGYGQASWSYILWVGDERAGDFKLRLTIREEQG is encoded by the coding sequence ATGCCGGGGCAGCAGGTTGAAATATGCATAGAAAGCAGCCATCAAGGAGAGACCATGGTGCAAACCGCTCGGGCAGAAATGTTTCGCAAGCCGGACGCCGCATATTACCGTTATCGCGAACCGGATGTCGCTTCTATGGGGAGTACGATCACTACAGTGAAGGTGCGCCCGAATGAAATCCGCATTATTCGACACGGTGACGTGACAGCGGAACAAACCTTTTCTCAGAATGGCAAGCACAGCGGTTTCTATCATACCCCGCATACCCGGCTGTCATTGATGACTCAGACAACGGGCTGGGAGGTAGCTTTGGATGATCACGGATACGGACAGGCTTCCTGGTCGTATATCCTTTGGGTCGGCGATGAACGGGCAGGCGATTTCAAGCTCAGGCTTACGATACGGGAGGAACAAGGATGA
- the argS gene encoding arginine--tRNA ligase, whose product MNNVMEQVKQTLKEEIARAITASGLAGDADVPEIVLETPKEKEHGDFATNAAMQLTRIARQNPRAIAEAIVKHLDTGKAYVSRVDIAGPGFINFHMNNHYLHRIVPQILEAGDDYGRIDLGGGERIQVEFVSANPTGSLHLGHARGAAVGDALCNLLDFAGYRVSREYYINDAGNQVANLSASIEARYLQALGREAAMPEDGYHGEDIVQFAKELAEEKGDSLLELPEEERRAFFRSYGLERELDKIKRDLKRFRVSFDQWFSETSLYEAGKTEQVLEELKQKKQTFEHEGALWLRTTDYGDDKDRVLIKNDGSYTYLTPDIAYHRDKFERGFDRLINIWGADHHGYVPRMKAAMEALGYDPDRLTVLIAQMVSLYQNGEKVKMSKRTGKAVTMEDLMDEVGVDAVRYFFTMRGIDSHLDFDMDLAVSQSNDNPVYYVQYAHARICSIFRQAEEQGIKREPGQAADVSALKLESEFALLKKLAELEEEVRVAAEQYAPHRLIRYVYELASQFHSYYKAERVITEDETLTRARFALLEALQIVLRNVLRLVGVSAPERM is encoded by the coding sequence ATGAATAATGTCATGGAGCAAGTGAAGCAGACGTTGAAAGAGGAAATAGCGAGGGCCATTACCGCCTCCGGCCTTGCAGGTGATGCGGATGTGCCGGAGATCGTGCTGGAAACCCCGAAGGAGAAGGAGCATGGGGACTTCGCCACGAATGCAGCGATGCAGCTCACGCGAATAGCCAGGCAGAACCCGCGTGCCATTGCAGAAGCGATTGTGAAGCACCTGGATACAGGCAAAGCTTACGTCTCGAGAGTGGATATTGCCGGTCCGGGGTTTATCAATTTTCACATGAACAATCATTATCTGCATCGGATCGTGCCGCAAATATTGGAGGCGGGTGACGATTACGGGCGAATCGACCTCGGCGGCGGCGAACGGATCCAAGTGGAATTTGTCAGCGCCAATCCTACCGGCAGCCTGCACCTGGGCCATGCACGGGGAGCAGCGGTAGGCGACGCCTTGTGCAATCTGCTAGACTTTGCAGGATATCGTGTCTCGCGCGAGTACTACATCAATGATGCCGGCAATCAGGTTGCCAATTTGTCAGCCTCGATTGAGGCACGCTACCTGCAGGCGCTCGGCCGGGAAGCGGCTATGCCGGAGGATGGCTATCACGGCGAAGACATTGTCCAATTTGCCAAGGAACTGGCTGAGGAGAAGGGTGACAGCCTGCTCGAACTGCCGGAGGAGGAGCGGCGGGCATTCTTCCGAAGCTACGGGTTGGAGCGGGAACTGGACAAGATCAAGCGCGACCTGAAGCGGTTCCGCGTTTCGTTCGACCAGTGGTTCAGTGAGACCTCGCTGTATGAAGCAGGCAAGACGGAGCAAGTGCTGGAGGAACTGAAGCAGAAGAAGCAAACCTTCGAGCACGAAGGAGCGCTGTGGCTGCGCACGACGGACTATGGCGATGACAAGGATCGAGTGCTGATTAAGAACGACGGCAGCTACACGTATTTGACGCCGGATATCGCCTATCACAGGGATAAATTCGAACGGGGCTTCGACAGGCTGATCAATATATGGGGTGCCGACCACCACGGTTATGTTCCGCGCATGAAAGCGGCCATGGAAGCGCTCGGCTACGATCCCGACCGGCTGACCGTGCTGATCGCCCAGATGGTCAGCTTGTACCAAAACGGCGAAAAGGTCAAAATGTCCAAGCGGACCGGGAAGGCCGTGACGATGGAAGATCTCATGGATGAGGTAGGCGTGGATGCTGTCCGCTATTTCTTCACCATGCGGGGGATCGACTCCCACTTGGATTTTGATATGGATTTGGCCGTCTCACAGTCGAATGACAATCCAGTATACTATGTGCAATATGCGCATGCGCGGATTTGCAGCATCTTCCGCCAGGCGGAGGAGCAAGGCATCAAGCGGGAGCCGGGGCAGGCTGCAGACGTCAGCGCGCTCAAGCTGGAATCCGAATTCGCCCTGCTCAAAAAACTGGCCGAGCTCGAAGAAGAAGTGCGGGTAGCTGCGGAGCAGTATGCGCCCCATCGGCTAATCCGATACGTGTATGAATTGGCTTCACAGTTCCATAGCTATTATAAGGCGGAACGGGTCATTACCGAGGACGAGACTTTGACACGCGCGCGATTCGCGTTGTTAGAGGCCTTGCAGATTGTACTGCGAAACGTCCTGCGTCTCGTCGGTGTTTCCGCTCCAGAACGGATGTAA
- a CDS encoding S8 family peptidase, with product MNTDTWLKRLHRQMDSGSRHTQLIRFRKRKDFEQCMARLKQLKARWPRFRAIEAFPFICTLRCSLRTTSGLHGPRLLFEPDWRLSLHAYSPFQESHKETKTVPPRIPWGVRQIGAHKLWKTTKGEGIRIGVIDTGTDASHPDLKGRVVGGVNVLHPYAPPADDNGHGTHIAGTIAACGGSHGMTGVAPAASLYAVKSFDRHGSAYLSDIVKGIEWCVHNEMDIINMSFGMTDSSPTLREAVKQAVRSGIIVCASSGNDGKTGIIDYPAQYKDTIAVGATEKGRYIAAFSNRGERIDIYAPGDRIVSTWPKGRYETLSGTSMATSHVTGLIALLMACKRKGVRPTTIRRLLRQTARAVRSRSEGRTGDGEIDGPAAYLSLLAHLGKSAQRSKRRSRLRERKQARPKTGLTGSKAAVSARMGITSVLERKHRRDAGRFAVQSARPLTTRIARVSKSRPR from the coding sequence ATGAATACCGACACATGGCTGAAACGGCTGCATCGGCAGATGGACTCCGGCAGCAGGCACACCCAGCTGATCCGCTTCCGCAAACGCAAGGATTTCGAGCAGTGCATGGCCAGACTGAAACAGTTGAAAGCCAGATGGCCGAGGTTTCGCGCTATTGAGGCCTTCCCTTTCATCTGCACGCTGCGCTGTTCCTTACGCACAACTTCCGGACTGCATGGTCCAAGACTGTTGTTCGAACCTGACTGGAGGCTCTCGCTGCATGCGTATTCCCCTTTCCAAGAATCGCACAAAGAAACCAAAACAGTGCCTCCGCGCATACCTTGGGGCGTACGTCAGATCGGCGCCCACAAGCTATGGAAAACGACAAAAGGCGAGGGCATCCGCATTGGCGTTATCGATACTGGCACCGATGCCAGCCACCCCGATTTGAAAGGACGGGTAGTCGGCGGTGTCAACGTGCTGCATCCGTATGCGCCGCCCGCCGACGACAACGGACACGGCACGCATATCGCGGGCACAATTGCGGCATGCGGCGGCAGCCACGGGATGACAGGCGTTGCCCCCGCAGCCAGCCTGTATGCGGTGAAGTCGTTCGATCGACACGGCTCTGCCTATTTATCGGATATTGTCAAAGGCATTGAATGGTGTGTCCACAACGAGATGGATATTATCAATATGAGCTTTGGCATGACCGATTCCAGTCCGACCTTGCGCGAGGCCGTCAAGCAAGCCGTACGGTCCGGCATCATCGTATGTGCCTCATCCGGCAATGACGGAAAAACCGGCATCATTGACTATCCTGCCCAGTACAAGGATACAATCGCGGTGGGCGCTACAGAAAAAGGCCGGTACATCGCGGCATTCAGCAATCGGGGCGAGCGCATTGATATCTATGCTCCGGGTGATCGCATCGTCTCCACTTGGCCCAAGGGACGCTATGAGACACTGAGCGGCACCTCTATGGCGACTTCCCATGTAACAGGTCTCATTGCCCTGTTGATGGCCTGCAAGCGCAAGGGCGTCCGCCCAACGACTATTCGCCGCCTGCTTCGCCAAACCGCCAGAGCGGTCAGAAGCCGCTCAGAAGGAAGAACAGGCGATGGAGAGATTGATGGTCCGGCTGCCTACCTGTCTCTTCTAGCACATCTTGGCAAATCCGCACAGCGGTCGAAACGGCGCTCCAGGCTGCGTGAACGCAAGCAGGCCCGTCCGAAGACAGGCCTGACCGGCAGCAAAGCTGCCGTATCTGCAAGGATGGGCATTACATCCGTTCTGGAGCGGAAACACCGACGAGACGCAGGACGTTTCGCAGTACAATCTGCAAGGCCTCTAACAACGCGAATCGCGCGCGTGTCAAAGTCTCGTCCTCGGTAA
- the rpoE gene encoding DNA-directed RNA polymerase subunit delta — MSNAQSLKITPERAREMPMVDLAFLILKAANTPYYYRDLMQEVAKIKGIAEDEMMDLIAQLYTEINIDGRFACVGSNLWGLKRWYPLDKAEDALGNATRPRIINDDDDDEDEDLYTDEDTDDDSDFEEVDGDDYDSDTDEDLDDEVDDEVDEDLEDEDLDEDLDEESDEDFDSDESDEDDFN, encoded by the coding sequence ATGAGCAATGCACAATCGCTTAAGATTACTCCGGAACGAGCAAGAGAAATGCCCATGGTTGATCTGGCTTTTCTTATTCTGAAAGCGGCGAACACCCCTTATTACTATCGCGACCTGATGCAGGAAGTGGCCAAGATTAAAGGGATTGCCGAAGATGAGATGATGGACTTGATCGCCCAGCTGTACACGGAAATCAACATCGATGGACGATTTGCGTGTGTCGGCAGCAACCTGTGGGGATTGAAGCGTTGGTATCCGCTTGATAAAGCGGAGGATGCATTGGGCAATGCAACCCGTCCGAGAATCATCAACGATGACGATGACGACGAGGACGAAGACCTATACACCGATGAAGACACCGATGACGACAGCGATTTCGAGGAAGTTGACGGTGACGATTACGATAGCGACACGGATGAAGATCTGGACGACGAGGTTGACGACGAAGTCGACGAGGATCTCGAAGACGAGGATCTGGACGAGGATCTGGATGAGGAATCCGACGAAGATTTCGACAGCGACGAGTCGGATGAGGATGACTTTAACTAA
- a CDS encoding CTP synthase has product MAKYIFVTGGVVSSLGKGITAASLGRLLKNRGLKVTIQKFDPYINVDPGTMSPYQHGEVFVTDDGAETDLDLGHYERFIDINLSKNSNVTTGKVYSSVITKERRGEYLGGTVQVIPHITNEIKDRVFRAARESQSDVVITEIGGTVGDIESLPFLEAIRQIKSDIGRENVMYIHVTLIPYLKAAGEVKTKPTQHSVKELRSIGIQPQVIVTRTEHPLTDEMKRKLALFCDIDANAVVEARDADNLYEVPLNMRDEGLDEIVVNYLKLPAKPLDMTEWEQMVNHIKNLKHRTEIAIVGKYVSLHDAYLSIVEALGHAGIAADTEVNIRWVNAEEVNDENVNELLGGVDGVLVPGGFGDRGIEGKVAAIRYARENRVPFFGICLGMQVAVVEYARHVVKLAGANSSEINPATAYPVIDLLPEQKDIEDLGGTMRLGLYPCKLAENSLAMACYQDELVYERHRHRYEFNNEYREMIEEAGMKISGTSPDGRLVEIVEIPDHPWFLAVQFHPEFTSRPNRPQPLFREFVKASMQRK; this is encoded by the coding sequence GTGGCGAAGTACATTTTCGTAACAGGCGGCGTGGTTTCTTCCCTGGGCAAAGGAATCACCGCAGCGTCGCTCGGCAGGCTGTTGAAAAATCGTGGATTGAAGGTAACCATCCAAAAGTTCGATCCTTATATCAACGTAGACCCAGGGACTATGAGCCCTTATCAGCACGGTGAAGTGTTTGTGACCGATGATGGCGCGGAGACGGATCTTGACCTGGGCCATTATGAACGCTTCATTGACATCAACCTGTCCAAAAACAGCAATGTGACAACGGGCAAGGTTTATTCGTCCGTTATTACGAAGGAACGTCGGGGGGAATATTTGGGCGGGACGGTCCAAGTTATTCCGCATATTACGAATGAAATCAAGGATCGGGTATTCCGCGCGGCGCGGGAATCGCAGTCGGATGTCGTCATTACAGAAATCGGCGGCACCGTCGGGGACATTGAAAGCTTGCCGTTCCTCGAAGCGATTCGGCAGATCAAGAGTGACATCGGACGCGAGAATGTCATGTATATTCACGTTACCCTGATCCCGTATTTGAAGGCTGCGGGAGAGGTGAAGACGAAGCCGACCCAGCACAGCGTGAAGGAGCTGCGGAGCATTGGGATCCAGCCGCAGGTAATTGTGACCCGGACGGAGCATCCGCTGACCGATGAAATGAAGCGCAAGCTGGCGCTGTTCTGCGACATCGACGCGAATGCGGTTGTCGAGGCGCGAGATGCCGATAACCTGTATGAAGTGCCGCTGAATATGCGGGATGAAGGCCTGGATGAAATTGTCGTCAATTACTTGAAGCTTCCGGCTAAGCCGCTCGATATGACTGAGTGGGAGCAAATGGTTAACCATATCAAAAATCTCAAGCATCGTACGGAGATTGCCATTGTCGGGAAGTACGTTTCGTTGCATGACGCTTATTTGAGCATTGTCGAAGCTTTGGGACATGCAGGGATTGCTGCGGACACGGAAGTGAACATTCGCTGGGTGAACGCGGAGGAAGTGAATGACGAGAATGTGAATGAGCTTCTTGGCGGTGTGGACGGTGTCTTGGTTCCCGGCGGCTTCGGCGATCGCGGCATCGAGGGCAAGGTGGCGGCGATTCGCTACGCCCGCGAGAACCGTGTGCCATTCTTCGGCATTTGCTTGGGAATGCAGGTGGCAGTCGTGGAATACGCCCGCCATGTGGTCAAACTGGCAGGAGCGAACAGCTCTGAGATCAACCCGGCCACGGCATATCCCGTCATCGACCTGCTTCCGGAGCAGAAGGATATCGAAGACCTTGGCGGCACCATGCGCCTGGGCTTATACCCTTGCAAGCTGGCTGAGAATTCTCTGGCGATGGCCTGCTATCAGGACGAGCTGGTGTATGAGCGTCACAGGCACCGCTACGAGTTCAACAACGAGTACCGCGAAATGATTGAAGAAGCTGGCATGAAAATCTCCGGCACCTCGCCGGACGGCAGATTAGTGGAGATCGTGGAGATACCGGACCACCCTTGGTTCTTGGCCGTACAGTTTCATCCGGAATTTACGTCCCGCCCGAACCGGCCGCAGCCGCTTTTCCGTGAGTTTGTCAAAGCTTCCATGCAGCGGAAGTAA
- a CDS encoding response regulator has protein sequence MDKKKVLIVDDQNGIRVLLVEVFSSEGYETFQASNGKLALEIVKKEKPDLVLLDMKIPGMDGLEILKHIKSIDSDAKVIMMTAYGELDMINEATALGALMHFTKPFDIDELRMAVNEQLAEPQIRA, from the coding sequence TTGGATAAGAAGAAAGTGCTAATCGTAGATGATCAGAACGGAATTCGGGTGTTGCTGGTTGAGGTATTCAGCAGTGAAGGGTATGAGACCTTTCAAGCTTCCAACGGCAAATTGGCACTTGAAATTGTCAAGAAAGAGAAGCCTGACTTGGTCTTGCTGGATATGAAGATTCCAGGCATGGATGGTTTGGAGATCTTGAAGCATATCAAATCGATTGACAGCGATGCAAAGGTGATCATGATGACCGCATACGGCGAGCTGGACATGATCAACGAAGCCACTGCGCTGGGCGCGCTCATGCACTTTACCAAGCCATTTGATATCGATGAGCTGCGCATGGCGGTCAACGAGCAGCTGGCTGAACCTCAAATCAGAGCGTAA